CGTTGAAGAACTCAGCTACGCCCCATCAGCATTAGCACGCAGCCTTAAGGTTAATCACACACGCACTTTCGGCATGCTGGTGACCACTTCGACCAACCCCTTCTTTGGTGAAGTTGTAAAAGGCGTTGAACGCCGCTGTTACGAACAAGGTTACAACCTTATTTTATGCAATACAGAAGGCGACCTAGAGCGCATGCATTCCAACCTCGATATGCTTTTACAAAAGCGTGTCGATGGCCTTTTATTGATGTGCAGTGAAGTCGAAACCAACGCCTTTGATTTATTCTCCCGTCACCAACCCGTACCAACTGTCGTAATGGATTGGGGCCCGATTGATTTTCCGAGTGACAAAATCCAAGACAACTCTCATCACGGCGGGTATTTAGCCACCAAGCATTTGATTGCCCAAGGTCATACAAAAATTGGATGTTTAACAGGGCCGCTTGATAAGCTGCCCGCTCAACAGCGACTATCCGGTTTTGTACAAGCTATGGAAGAGTCAGGCTTAACCATCAACAAAGACTGGATTGCTTCAGGCAACTTTGAGTGTGAAGGGGGTGAACAAGCCTTTAACGCCATTTGCCGAAATGGAGAATTACCAACAGCGCTATTCGTCTGTAATGACATGATGGCCATGGGAGTTATTAATACCGCCCATAAAAAAGGTATCTCTGTACCTGACGATCTTTCAATTGTGGGTTACGATGACATTAAGCTAGCAAAATACATCACACCATCGCTAACGACGATTCATCAGCCCAAGCATCGTTTAGGTCAGCAAGCGGTTGATACACTACTAGATAAAATTAATCACAAAACCACCTCGAATAAAGTGATTCAACTTGAACCAACTTTGGTCGAGCGTGACAGTGTCAAAAGTTTAATTAGCTAATCAAAGCAATGCCTTTCAAGCAAAAGAGCCCAGTTCAGGTATCTCGGGCTCTTTTGAATGACACATCAACGCTTTTCTTCTAGATCAGATCAACGATTGAACTCCTTGCGATATTAACTCGTCGCCTCAACCTGCTCTTTGTCTTCAGCGTCACTATCAGTAATCAGGTTATTCAATTTTTTCGCCGTGACTAACATCAATACCGCCATGATCAACGCCCCTATACCAACCTTCAGAAAGTAACTGGCATAAACCGGTAAAGTTTGTAACGAATCCACACTGCCTGATGATTCAGGTACTGCAATATACACCGCAAGGTTTGCCGCAATTATTGCCGAAATCCCCAATGTTAAGGTTCTAAACCCAAGTGTGAAGCCAATCATGTGATTAGGTACTAGTTGCGCCAATACCGAAATACCCAACGCACTGATCAGTAGTTCCCCTAATCCTTGGAATAAGTGCGTTAAGATCAGCCAAAATGCTGAAACTCGACCCGCTTCATCAGCCATGAAGCTTGCGCCATAAGATAGACACAAAAATGCCATCGAACAAAAGATCATCCCCATTGCAAACTTCAAGGGCAAGGACGCACCATGGCCTTTGGCACTGGTTCTTTCATAAAAGATAGCAAGTAATGGGCTAAGAATAATAATCCAGAACGGATTGAGTGCTTGAGTGGATACAGGATCAAATGGAATACCTAGGAATTCATGGCGAGTATTATGAATAGCAAAGAATGTTAGTGAGGTTGGCATTTGTTTATACAGGATAAAAAACACCACTGAAAAACCTAATAACACTAAACTTGCCATCATTTTTTTCTGCTGAGCTTTGGATTCTTTTCGCATATAATTAATAAAAAATGCAAGCGCAATGCCTAACGCAACAATTAATAGCATTTGCATAAGTTGATAATGCGTTATTAACCAACTACCCAATAATGTTAACGCCGTTAATCCTAAAAATAATGCAATATAAGTTTTAACTTTAATGGTTTCAAAGTCGGCCTGCGCACCAAGGTTTTTGACCAAGTTTCTTTTCCAAAGAAAAATAGAAATAGTAATGACATTCCATAAAGCTGCAATCGCAAACCCAGTTGAATAATCATATTTATGTGCAATAAGTGGTGTGATAACTAATGAAATACATGACCCAACATTAATCATCATGTAATAAAGGGTAAACGCACTATCAATTCTAATATCATCCTTTTTGTAAGCTTTAGATATTAAATTAGACGGACAGTTGTTTGCTAATGCACGGCTCACCCCGCCCCCCGCAATACCTATCATTGCCAACGGAATACTTCCAATTGCAGCAGCATAGCTGAGAAGCAACAAGGTAATTACAATACCTAAGTTACCGATAATCAATGACCTTTTAACACCAATAACCTTATCAGCCAAGTACCCACCGATGGCATAAATGATCGTTGAAAACGCAGAAGCTGCGCCGTTTATCAAAAAGGCATCCTTTTCTGACATACCCAAATCATTCACCATAAAAACGGTGACAATGGCAACAAGGCCATACATAGATAACATAGCGGGCATTATTATAATGCACATTAATTTAAAAGCAGAAGGCTGACGGGAAAACGCGATAGACATAATACTTCCTCATATTTCAGGCATAAAAACCCGAAGTCCGTGATAATTAAAGACCTATATAAATATTCCTTTAGAAAGATGTACGTATTACTCAGTTTTCAATTAAATTACAGATTAGTTACTAACGACATTACTCCTAATTATATTTATTTGTTAACCATTCAGAAGCATGTTATATCTTTTCATTAACAGCAATAGTGATGAAGATCTTATGATAATTATAAAACACCTACCTTGATCGCATATTTCAACAACTAGGTTAATTAACAATACCGTTAATAACCTATGTCGATAAAAGCTTCTATATAAATAGAATGGCTATTAAACAAATTCTTTATAACTTTAATCGTTGATTGTTTCTAAAATGTCGATTAATTCATTTAAAATCTCGGTCATAATTGCTGATGAAGTAAAGCGACTAGGTGATTAAATTAGAGATAAGGTGATATAGGGCGATCGCTAAATTTCTGGCAAGGTTTATAACAGCCAACATAGAGAAAGTAGCCTCGTCGAAGCTAAAGGGCGGCGACAGAATGATTTACTCACCGCCCATTCATCTTTAAGCTGGATTCACACGACATGCGCGGTTAATATCTTCTGCAGCTTATCAAATTCAGGCATGGCTGATTTCAACGTATCCATTGCGGCAACTAAAGGCATCATCGCCTTTTCTAAATCATGTGGGTAACCTTCTACAATATCGGTATGATTAAACTTAATCATATACTCAACGTAGTACCCATCCGCCGATAACTTAAAACCTTTATCTATCAGTGCGGTTTTATCAAATAATGCGTCTTTCAAACGGGCTTTGAATGGGAGTGCTTTCATACCCAAAATTCGATAATTCGTACAAAAACGAAGCGCTAGGTAGTTACTGCTGCCATTTAAGCCACAAATGTGAGAAATCCATTCATCGTCATTATCTTCTGACGGTTGAACTGAAAAATATACGGAACGTTCATCCTGAACGAGCCAAGGTGCAAAGCTGAAATCGATACAGGCGTTCTCGTACAAATCAAAATCACACTCTAAATCTAATGAAGATTGAAATTGCGTTAATAGCTCTTTTATCTCTAGAGAAATACGCCCTAAAACAACCTCATCAACCTCAGCAAGCACTTTCTTAGCGCGTTCATGGTTTTCAAGATTAGCGATAACTAGCTGAGCAAGATCTTGGCTATATTTCATGTTTACCTCAAAAATTTCGTATAAATTGGCAATATTGACCAAGTAGTTGGCGTGATTGCAGGCTCGGCGGAAGGTGCTTTAAAACGGTTAAAAAACTTTTACGTAGCTCTTTCCAAGTCAAGCCATAAGTAAAAGGCATTGTGTGGCACTTAACTTGTTTATCTGTCGTGAGATAAACCAACGCTTGACTCGAATCCAGCGCTAAGTGACGGCACTTTGTTTGTAACAAGTGATGGTATCGGGAGAGTTGTTCCGTGCCTTCTGGGGCGTCAATTTTCACTTCCCAAAACATTAACAAGGCGTTTGAAAGAATTTCGATATCAATCCTATCTTGAATATCAGCAAGCGGCAGACTTTCAGGGTAAACTCTGTACGGTTCACCTTCTAAGTGAAAAATATCTACTTCAGGAAGATGATCTTTAATGACTTGCTTAAGTAGTGCATTACCTAAGCCATGCGACGCATTCATATCTAGCCACCAACTCAAGACGGCAGTATTTCGTACCTCATCACGCTTTAGGCCATTGATCTCCCATACATTAATCTCGCAGCCATCCGTAAACTCCTGACGATACAAATGGCTCAGCGCATCCGTATAGCCTTGATATTGCATCTGCCACCTTACGTCGTTGACTTGTGATGACTGAGTAGGCTGTGGATATAGCTGATCAAAGTGTTGATAGTAAAGTGATAATGCATCCAATTCAGCCAGTTGCTGATCTTGCCTTTGTTGTTGTTCAATTCTTTCAAACGCTGTGAAGTAATCGCTAAGTGTTGCACACTGCATGACTTACTCCTGATACAAAGCCAATGCCGCATAAACATGTAATGACAGATCTTCAGAATTCGCATGCAAGGGGGCTACTCCCGCTGGAAAGCTAGAGTAGAAAGAGATACTTTCAGTCATACTACTTATCATTGATCGCAGAGAATTAAGAGAAAGACAGGCCATCGCATGACTTGCATCCAAGGCTTCTAGCTGACAAATAAAACTGGCTCGCTGAGCCTGGGTCCAATTCAATGATTTTGCTGATGAAAGGTAAGCAATGGTCTCATCAAAAGCGGTTTCTTGTAGTTTTTTCATTGTTTGTGCACTCAATATCACAAATACAGAACATCATACCATATTTAATAGTTAGAGATGCTACAAGACATTAAATATGTTTGGATACCAAGCAGGTAAAAATAAGGAGGAAATGTTATAGGCAACGGCTCGCAGAGGGTAATTAAAAAGAGCGCCTCAGCGCTCAATTTAACACTTTTACATTAGCTAGCTGCGGCATTAAGAAATAGGGGGCTCTTGCTGATTGGTCTTGAATGATCTTAGTTGCTCGACAATTTGTTCAGTAACCAGAGATAAACGCATGCCTTGTTGCTCTAATTCACTACAATCAAATGCATTGGAACTCGACAATTGCTTTAACTCATCAATCTCTGTCGCCACCTCTTTGACTAGCTGGCTTATGTACTTAACATCCACATTATCTTGTGCCCGATCACGCCCTAATAAGGTTAAAATCCCTTCAATATTATCGCAGGCTTCTCGCACTTCATTTTGACTCGTTTGAGAGTATTCCGATAACGTTGCAAGCTCGGCAGACTGTGCCTGCATCTGTGCTCCTGCCTCATTAACAGCCGTTAAGATCCCACCAATAATTTGATTAATCTGATCTAAGCTGTTTTGTGTCGACATCGCTAGCTGGCGCACTTCATCGGCAACCACTGCAAAACCTCGACCATGTTCCCCTGCCCGTGCTGCTTCAATGGCAGCATTTAATGCTAGAAGGTTAGTTTGATCCGCGAGGTTACCAATAACAGAGACAACACCTTCAACTGACTTGGTTTGATCAAGCAAGGATTTAAACTTCTCATCAAGAGTAAGATTACTCTCCATATAAGAACCGATACTTTTTGCCATATCGCCCATAGCGTCGTTCGATTGCAATAATCCAGTCCTTGTCTTCATAACCTGCTGCTCTGTCGCCGCAGCTTTTGCTTGAAGCTCGGACGCGGTTTGATCAAGTTGATGAAATTGTGCTGTGACGTTTTCGACTAAAACATCTTGGGCTTGAATACGTGCTGAAATATTACTTGTTTTCGTCGTTAATAAATCAGCAACCTCATCGGTTTTCGCCGCCTGTTGCTGAATGCCGATCAACGCATTATTTACATTTTGACGAAACGAATTAATCACAGTTAACACTGCGCCAAGTTCGCTGTTATAGCGACTATCCACATCACAGGCAACCGAGAGATCTTTATTTTCAAAGCGGTGCATGTATTCCGTTACCCGCTTGAGTGATTCAACGCCCCAGTATTTTTCATCAATGTCGTGGATAACCAAAACAGCAACGATTACGTATTGGAGAATTTGTGAAAACAATGCCTCAGTAAAGAAAGCGGCATTGATAAAAAGCGCCAAAGCACCAACCCAATGGATAAACCGCATTCGGAGAAAAAGAGAGCGCATAGAAGACCTTACTTAAGTTGCATTTTAAATGCATGATATTTTATACCACAAGAAAATACAATCGAATAAGATAAATCTTAGCTTTGACAAATGGATGCCCAGAAAGAAAAAATGACGCTTTTCCTTTCGCAGGAAACAAAAAAGAGCGCCGAAGCGCCCTTTAAGAGATCTCTTATTGCTGCAATTAAATGACCAGACCACCATCAATTTTTAACGTTTGGCCGGTAATAAATGAAGCATTATCGCTCGCTAGGAAAAGTGCACCATTGGCAATATCTTGTGGTTTTCCCATACGTTTAAGTGGTGTTTTAGCCTTCATAAAATCGAGAACCTTCTCGGGTAAGTCAACGGTCATTGGCGTTTCTACAAAACCAGGGGCAATACAATTAGCACGCACTTGCGCGCCTTTACGCGAGAACTCTTTTGCCCAACCTTTTGTCATTGCAATGACTCCCCCCTTGGTTGCAGCGTAATTTGTTTGGCCAATATTACCATCCGTGCCAACAACCGAAGACATGGTAATGATAGATCCCTCACCCGACGCCATCATAAGTGGGGCAACGGCTTGCGTCATATTAAAAACACCTTTAAGGTTAACATCAGCGACCAGATCCCACTCATCTTCAGCCATTTTATCTATCAAATTATCACGCGTGATCCCTGCATTATTGACGAGTACATCAACAGTGCCATATTCAGCATTCACTTGGTCAATGAAGTGAGTAATCGATGGCCTATCACAAACATTCAGCTCAACGGTGCGTACATTCGTGTAAGTTTGCGCTAAGTCTTGCATCGCGCTGGCATTCATATCGCAAACAAACACCATTTTAGCTTCATGCTTGGCAAAGGTTTCAGCAATACATCGACCTATACCTTGCGCTGCGCCTGTCACAATACACACTTTATTCGTCAGCATAACTCCATCCCTTATACATAATTGAAAAACAAGTCGTTCAAAAACAATTAGTTCAAATGCTTACTACGAGACATTTCTTATCATCTGATGATAGTCCAGTTATGCAATTTAATTACCAACATTGATGCAATTCAGATTTTCATATTTATTTCGAGTGAAGTTGCAGCACATGTTCACAGAGCTGAGATGAAATATTTTTGCAATAAGATGCATACTGGTTTTTTGCTATAGTAGGTTGCTGGCAGTTGGATACACAGCTGTTATTCATCACCGTTAGATTACCTATGGAAAGCAAAATGTTAGACAAGGTGGTTTTTTTTCTTCATGTCATTCGCGCAGGCTCGCTCAGTATAGCCGCGAAACAATATGGTATATCCCCCTCTGCGGGTAGTCGCTGGCTTAATGAACTCGAAGAAAACATGGGGGTTAGCCTAGTAAAACGAACAACTCGAAAAATTAGCCCGACCCAAGCAGGGCAACGTTTATTTGATCGCTTCAATCAAATACATGGCCAGATCAACGAGGTTTTCGATGAAGTACAGAACCTTAGCCATGAAGATCGCGGGACTATCCGTATTGCCAGCACGCCACTTTTTGCCAAACACTACCTAGCGACTATCATAGGGGAATATGTTCAAATTCACCCTGATATCAATTTTTTAGTCATAGAAACAGCCTTCGATGTTGACCACACCCATGAGGTCGATTTTGCGGTTCGCGCCAATGCGACATACCGTGGTTTTCAAGACAAAGATAGCTTATTGGTCAAGCGAGCTTTACTACAAGAGCCTCTGATTGCCTGCTGTTCACCTGATTATATAAAGCAATTTGGCGAGCCTATCTACCCACTGGAGCTCAAACAACACCTCTGCTTATATGCCACCACCTTAGTCGGCGGTAATAAGTGGATTTTCGAACTTAACGGCGAATACAGTTCGGTGGATATCCCACAGACCGTAGAAGCGGATGATAGCGAGATCCTGCGTAACATTGCGATAGCCGGTGGAGGCATCGCCTACTTACCCTACTGCTTGATAGGAAAAGAAATTGCAGCCGGTAAATTGGTTCCGATCTTAACCAATTACGCCACGAGCCAATTTGAATTGAGTTTATATTTCAAGCCACGTCGACACATGCCGACACGCTGCGCTAACTTCAAAGAATATCTGGTTAAACGGACACCTGAAATTGACCTAGAACGCAAAAAAGGAATTGCTCATGCCAATGGCAAGCCATTTACGCAACTGGCTTAATGCCATCCATCAACAAGCCCCTTCCTCACCGCTCTCGCCTCAGAGGGTCCGTGATGGACTTGCCGCCCTGACAAAGCAACACACAAGCGCCTGTATCGATATGGCTGCTATCGTAGACACTCATATCGCTGACAGCGCTATTGGCTGTCGAATTTACCAGCCGTATAAACAAAATAGGTTACGCGAGCAATCAATAAAGAACAGTAAATGGCAAAAGGATGAGAAGCTTCCCGTGCTTTTGCTATTACATGGTGGTGGGCATTTGTGTGGCAGTATTGATGTTTACGACACCATCAGCCGACAGCTTGCACATCACTGCCAAGCAATAGTTGTCACAATTGATTATCGCCTAGCCCCTGAGTACCCCTATCCAGCAGGCCTCGACGATGCATACCATAGCCTTCTGCATATACACGATACACTCGCAACTGTGGGCATCAAGCATAGTGATTCCTTGCTGTTAGTTGGTGACTCTGCAGGGGCAGCCATGGCAGCAACACTGGCACAGCAGCTGCAATACAAAGACAATCCGATGATAAATAGACTAGTGCTTATTTATCCAAGTTTGGACTATACCCTCAGTGCCCCTTCTTTGGATTTGCATGGACAGGGATATTTATTAGAAACGAAGAAAATTGAATGGTATTTTGATCAATACTTTACAGAACAAGATGATAGGCACAGTGCTTCTCCTCTTTTTGGGACGCTGACACAAGCGCATCCAAAAACCTTAGTG
The nucleotide sequence above comes from Photobacterium swingsii. Encoded proteins:
- a CDS encoding substrate-binding domain-containing protein; amino-acid sequence: MATIKDVAKHAGVSTSTVSHVLNKTRFVSEDISTRVRAAVEELSYAPSALARSLKVNHTRTFGMLVTTSTNPFFGEVVKGVERRCYEQGYNLILCNTEGDLERMHSNLDMLLQKRVDGLLLMCSEVETNAFDLFSRHQPVPTVVMDWGPIDFPSDKIQDNSHHGGYLATKHLIAQGHTKIGCLTGPLDKLPAQQRLSGFVQAMEESGLTINKDWIASGNFECEGGEQAFNAICRNGELPTALFVCNDMMAMGVINTAHKKGISVPDDLSIVGYDDIKLAKYITPSLTTIHQPKHRLGQQAVDTLLDKINHKTTSNKVIQLEPTLVERDSVKSLIS
- a CDS encoding oligopeptide:H+ symporter, coding for MSIAFSRQPSAFKLMCIIIMPAMLSMYGLVAIVTVFMVNDLGMSEKDAFLINGAASAFSTIIYAIGGYLADKVIGVKRSLIIGNLGIVITLLLLSYAAAIGSIPLAMIGIAGGGVSRALANNCPSNLISKAYKKDDIRIDSAFTLYYMMINVGSCISLVITPLIAHKYDYSTGFAIAALWNVITISIFLWKRNLVKNLGAQADFETIKVKTYIALFLGLTALTLLGSWLITHYQLMQMLLIVALGIALAFFINYMRKESKAQQKKMMASLVLLGFSVVFFILYKQMPTSLTFFAIHNTRHEFLGIPFDPVSTQALNPFWIIILSPLLAIFYERTSAKGHGASLPLKFAMGMIFCSMAFLCLSYGASFMADEAGRVSAFWLILTHLFQGLGELLISALGISVLAQLVPNHMIGFTLGFRTLTLGISAIIAANLAVYIAVPESSGSVDSLQTLPVYASYFLKVGIGALIMAVLMLVTAKKLNNLITDSDAEDKEQVEATS
- a CDS encoding PD-(D/E)XK nuclease family protein; this translates as MQCATLSDYFTAFERIEQQQRQDQQLAELDALSLYYQHFDQLYPQPTQSSQVNDVRWQMQYQGYTDALSHLYRQEFTDGCEINVWEINGLKRDEVRNTAVLSWWLDMNASHGLGNALLKQVIKDHLPEVDIFHLEGEPYRVYPESLPLADIQDRIDIEILSNALLMFWEVKIDAPEGTEQLSRYHHLLQTKCRHLALDSSQALVYLTTDKQVKCHTMPFTYGLTWKELRKSFLTVLKHLPPSLQSRQLLGQYCQFIRNF
- a CDS encoding methyl-accepting chemotaxis protein, whose translation is MRSLFLRMRFIHWVGALALFINAAFFTEALFSQILQYVIVAVLVIHDIDEKYWGVESLKRVTEYMHRFENKDLSVACDVDSRYNSELGAVLTVINSFRQNVNNALIGIQQQAAKTDEVADLLTTKTSNISARIQAQDVLVENVTAQFHQLDQTASELQAKAAATEQQVMKTRTGLLQSNDAMGDMAKSIGSYMESNLTLDEKFKSLLDQTKSVEGVVSVIGNLADQTNLLALNAAIEAARAGEHGRGFAVVADEVRQLAMSTQNSLDQINQIIGGILTAVNEAGAQMQAQSAELATLSEYSQTSQNEVREACDNIEGILTLLGRDRAQDNVDVKYISQLVKEVATEIDELKQLSSSNAFDCSELEQQGMRLSLVTEQIVEQLRSFKTNQQEPPIS
- the fabG gene encoding 3-oxoacyl-ACP reductase FabG, which codes for MLTNKVCIVTGAAQGIGRCIAETFAKHEAKMVFVCDMNASAMQDLAQTYTNVRTVELNVCDRPSITHFIDQVNAEYGTVDVLVNNAGITRDNLIDKMAEDEWDLVADVNLKGVFNMTQAVAPLMMASGEGSIITMSSVVGTDGNIGQTNYAATKGGVIAMTKGWAKEFSRKGAQVRANCIAPGFVETPMTVDLPEKVLDFMKAKTPLKRMGKPQDIANGALFLASDNASFITGQTLKIDGGLVI
- a CDS encoding LysR family transcriptional regulator is translated as MLDKVVFFLHVIRAGSLSIAAKQYGISPSAGSRWLNELEENMGVSLVKRTTRKISPTQAGQRLFDRFNQIHGQINEVFDEVQNLSHEDRGTIRIASTPLFAKHYLATIIGEYVQIHPDINFLVIETAFDVDHTHEVDFAVRANATYRGFQDKDSLLVKRALLQEPLIACCSPDYIKQFGEPIYPLELKQHLCLYATTLVGGNKWIFELNGEYSSVDIPQTVEADDSEILRNIAIAGGGIAYLPYCLIGKEIAAGKLVPILTNYATSQFELSLYFKPRRHMPTRCANFKEYLVKRTPEIDLERKKGIAHANGKPFTQLA
- a CDS encoding alpha/beta hydrolase fold domain-containing protein — its product is MPMASHLRNWLNAIHQQAPSSPLSPQRVRDGLAALTKQHTSACIDMAAIVDTHIADSAIGCRIYQPYKQNRLREQSIKNSKWQKDEKLPVLLLLHGGGHLCGSIDVYDTISRQLAHHCQAIVVTIDYRLAPEYPYPAGLDDAYHSLLHIHDTLATVGIKHSDSLLLVGDSAGAAMAATLAQQLQYKDNPMINRLVLIYPSLDYTLSAPSLDLHGQGYLLETKKIEWYFDQYFTEQDDRHSASPLFGTLTQAHPKTLVLSAQYCPIKDDGRRYYHRLLAHNIEAIYLEQPNTIHAFLNLPDLMPEANTHSYLAISKFLA